A portion of the Amia ocellicauda isolate fAmiCal2 chromosome 22, fAmiCal2.hap1, whole genome shotgun sequence genome contains these proteins:
- the rps15 gene encoding small ribosomal subunit protein uS19, producing the protein MADVEQKKKRTFRKFTYRGVDLDQLLDMSYEQLMQLYCARQRRRLNRGLRRKQQSLLKRLRKAKKEAPPMEKPEVVKTHLRDMVILPEMVGSMVGVYNGKTFNQVEIKPEMIGHYLGEFSITYKPVKHGRPGIGATHSSRFIPLK; encoded by the exons ATG GCGGACGTTGAGCAAAAGAAGAAGCGCACCTTCAGGAAGTTCACCTACAGAGGCGTGGACCTGGACCAGCTCCTGGACATGTCCTA CGAGCAGCTGATGCAGCTGTACTGCGCCCGTCAGCGCCGGAGGCTGAACCGCGGGCTGCGCCGCAAGCAGCAGTCTCTCCTGAAGCGCCTGCGCAAGGCCAAGAAAGAGGCCCCGCCCATGGAGAAGCCCGAGGTGGTGAAGACCCATCTGAGGGACATGGTCATCCTGCCTGAGATGGTGGGCTCCATGGTGGGCGTCTACAACGGCAAGACCTTCAACCAGGTGGAAATCAAG CCTGAGATGATTGGCCACTACCTGGGCGAGTTCTCCATCACGTACAAGCCCGTGAAGCACGGTCGCCCCGGTATTGGAGCCACCCACTCCTCTCGCTTCATCCCTCTGAAGTAA